From the genome of Scylla paramamosain isolate STU-SP2022 chromosome 37, ASM3559412v1, whole genome shotgun sequence:
ACCatgaactcagtaatcaagttgtcagcagtgagtcattagggagctttaaaaaagactagacaaatttatggatgaggatgataggaggaaataagtaggcatgtttcatgcagggactgccatatgtaggcctgatgacttcttgcagcttatgttatgttcttaagttGGAAAGCAAACCACTAAAGATAACAGAGCCAGTGCTCACCCCCATGCAGTGTGCACATGCCCTGAAGTGCTGCTCTGTCTTCATGGAGTCCACCACAGAGAGGATGGAGTTGAGGGAGCCTTGGGAGCCTGACCTCTTCAGTCCGGCAAGCAGGGACCCCatgccaccactgctgctgctactgctactgccccCTGCCACTGTGGGGGGTTCCTCTGTGCCTCCACCCTGGTGGATGGGGGTTACCAGCTTCTCTGAGGATGAGGAAtacttgatttatttattattttctggaaGAAGGGCAGTAACCTAGGAcgacaaaaagaacaagaagaaaaaaggcccactgaggtgccagtcactaaagaaaaataaaaaaggatcatccaaaactgAAGGATATTAGTGTGTACTTCACCATGGACCTCAGGATAACATGCAGGAATCCTAACTGTAGGAATACAATATGCTTAATTCCTGACTGTAGGAATACAAAATGCTGAACTCCAGACTGTAAGAACACAATACCTACAAATATACCAGGAAGACTTACTGGCATACTGCAGGGTGAGCATGAGGGAGCATTCCTGGCACATGATGCCCCCACACAGGCGACAGTGGTGACGGCGCCGGGCCAGACTGAAGGAGCGGGCACAGAAGGGGCATAGAGGTACATCCTGATCCTCGGCCCAGCTCACAATGGAACGTTCATGggctgggaggaaggaaaatgtaagGTGAGGTGTAGTGGGGTGATGTAAGGGGAGAtgaggtggggtgggggtgaTATGGGTGAGATGAGGTAAGGTGTGGTAGAGTAGAGAATGGTAAGatgaggtggtgtggtgggaTAATGTGGAGTGAGATGAGGTTGAGAAGGATGAGATGAAGTGAGGTGAaaaagatagatgagatggtgtCAAGGTAAGGTGAAAAAGAATGGAGTTATAATGACTTCTGAAAATAAAGCATACATATACAGCACTGGAAAGATGAACCAAATAAACTAAAAGTGGTGAAAAATGGACAAAGTACACaaagtttaaaataaataaaataatatatgtcTACTAAAACACCACACAAAACATCAAGAAAGATCACATAGGCAGAAACACCACattaaacagaaagaaacatcAACACAGACATCAGAAACTTTGTCTGTGCCCACCTTTCCTCTTGACCGGGTCTGTGGGAAGGTCTGTGAGGAGCTTGTCAAGTCGAATCAAAAGCTTGTTGGTCTCGGCCACAAATGAGTCAATCCTTGCACTGCGCACCCGCTTGAAGTGACTGGTGTGGTTCCTCCAGGGTCCTGCGGGAAgtgtaatgaggaggaggaggatcttgtAATGAtgtaaggaatgaagggaagctAACATTAACTCTGGAGTGGAGGTAAGCCTCTTGTATTACTAAGCAATATGGGACAAAGTCAGaacagataagaaaagaagcaaaaggaggatgagagcaCCAGAATTTAACCTGATAACCTGTCTGCTGCCAGCCCCTTAGGTGCACTAGAGGCTAGGGCACCACAGCCTGCATGGTCCCATCAAATCCctaacaagaacaggaacaaggagCACCATTGTACCTGGTGGTGGAGGATCCCAATTCCAGGGATTATTGGGCTGGTATTCCTGTGATGCGTCCCCCTCATCCTCAAAGCCACGGGAGGGACTCAGGGAAGTGAGTAGGGATCTGGGGCGCAGGGAACCTCCGTCCGGCTCGTCCTCATTTAGAAACTTCTTCTTAGCCTTGTTGAGGAAACCTTGGGTGGAGTGGTATAAAGCAAAGATATCAAAGCAAGGAAATGGTCAGAACAATATGTGCTTTCAGGAAGAGGCATAGATAATGTGTGTGATCAATAAGTAAGAAACAAATATTATTGCTGAAGCAATAGATGCTGAAATTAGGTTAGTGCATCACACTGAAATCTGATGATTTTTAAGGGataaaataacaaatttttATGTATGACCTAAATCAGTTAAAATAAAATGCTTTGTTCATACAAGCAAGCAGAGCAGTCCCTTTGAAATACAGTAATGCCTTTGATAAAAATGAGAGACATTGagtattttcactttataaatTTCCCTATGCCACACCATGTGCAGCTCCAGTGTTGGATCTGTAGGCAGTCCAGCGTGTGTCAAGGCGAGGCGGTGGTCAGCAATCAGCAACTCACCCTTGAAGGACTGCAGCACCACGTGGTCCTCGGCACTGTGCCGCTCTTCAAAGTGTGCCTGGAGGCGGGTCACCGAGGAGCAATCCTGGCGGCACACGGGACACAGGAACCCCTCCAggacctccccctcccccacctccatgGTGCCTCACGTCGGGCCTGCACCACCACCCTGCCCTGGGGGGAGAGGTACCAGGTACAACAGTGATGACCCATGACAGCCACAGTGAACACAACACTTACCTAGTGGGAGACTGGCTTGAGTCTGTCAGTCACTAACATGAGACACTAGAAGGGTCCTGAGTTATGCCAGTGTCTGGTGGACCAACTCAACCGAGGCCATTATGCAAGATAAAGGCTCATGGAATACTGGGTAAGAAACATTCATCACAGCTTGACTGGAGTGTGACCTTCTTGCAAGTTAGTGTTCTGGTTGTGGTTCTCAATATATGATGTGTGGGGGAGCAGAGTTGGTGCCTGCCTGGGTAAGGGTGTTGCTGGAGGCTAGTCTGCTGTCAGTGGCGGTGTAGGTGGTGGATGCACAACAGTATTATAGGGTCAGTAATCATCACATGTATTGTGGCTCAAATTCCTTCTAATCTGAaccgcttcccttccctcaaccCTTGCCCTGCCCCTGAGACGCCCACACATCAAGCCCTCACACACTGTGCCATGCCTGCTTCAGActtaggcagagagagagagagagagagagagagagagagagagagagagagagagagagagagagagagagagagagagagagagagaggaacaccaCAATCACAGGTATAATCCAGGTGACccacacaaacgaacacacacaaacacacacgtctCCTCACCAAGCCTCTCACAGGACTGGCCAGCTTCTTCAGCCCTTCTGAAGGCCGCTTCTCCTCTGCTGTAGATGCTGCGAGGAGGCGCGCTGTGGTGTGGGGTTATGCGAGGCAGCCTAGAgagacacgcacgcacacacacactcacactaccTCTGGTCAGCTGAGACCACCAGCCCCGCCTCCTCGACTGTCACTCTCATCTCAGGATTTTGGGTTTATTAtgcttttattcattatatatgaTTGTTGTAATTTCTCTGGTGTCTAGATTCAGTGTTACGAGTCATGTGGATGTTACAGGGGATGATAAtaaggggggaaaaaatgatGTTAGTGATATTGTATGTAAAATATTTGTTAAAGATCTAAAAATTAATATTGTATGTTTTCTTATAGTTTAAATATAAAGAACGATGCGTGGAAAATACTTGtagatagttttatttttttatgctcatAACCCCTCTAAATTTAACTTCATATTAACCtacatgcataaaaaaatatggaaaactgtgaaataatataattaaaataaaaaaaaaacattttaacgCAATCATTCTCAACTTAGATGCTATTTgatctaccactaccaccaccaccgccgccgccgtcagcagctgaccaccacaaccactacaactATGGCCTCTTATTTCGGGATCGACAAAATATTCAAGGCCCTTAGGATCATTAGGGACCATGGGGGCATCAGGGCGTCTCTATACCAGCTATACAGGTGAGGCAGGGGTTGCGGGGCGggcggggaggagagagaaggtaggagaGGTCCTGGAGATATAGCAATATTTACCGGACAATATTTATACCTTACAAAACCTCAGAGTGTCCACATGAAGGCAGTCTGATAATAAATAAGGGATGTGTGTACTCTTTGCAGCTATTATTTGTTTGGTATTGGAAAAATTTGCCCTGTATTGGAAATTTAAACCTTGGAGTAGTTGTGAGGTAATTAAACTCAATTTGTAGGGTGTAATGTCGGTTCGTGGCCGCTAGAGACAGATTAAAGCATACCTTTTCATCCGTCAATCTTACCTCTAGTTGATTCTTGTGTTTTTCTCGGCAAATACTGAAATATCATTGGCGTTTTATCCATgagtcagattaggttaggtttagattgatgcattttatttatttcactgcaGATCCCCtaacttgctctctctctctctctctctctctctctctctctctctctctctctctctctctctctctctctctctctctctctctctctctctctctctctctctctctctctctctctctctctgctgtatgAAGTGTTAATTGTAGGTGTGTCTCTGCAGGGTGGATGACCTGAAGGATGGCACTTTGGTGGGTGAAGATGCTATGGGCAACAAATACTATGAAAACAAACAGCTGACTTTGGGTGAGTGTatgataagtctctctctctctctctctctctctctctctctctctctctctctctctctctctctctctctctctctctctctctctctctctctctctctctctctctctctctctctctctttctctaaaaagttttcagatctaaatacatcctccacttttcctccatttccaatctccattcttttcttgcttttttccttttttctctgctaccatcaccaccatcaccaccaccacagtcaccattCTACCCCCAGGCCGCAATCGGTGGGTCATCTACAACCCGAGTGTCGGCACTGACTACGACGGCTCCATGGTGCCAGCCGAGTGGTTTGGCTGGCTGCACCACAAGACTGACCAGCCCCCAACCAAGGTAAGGTCACTTCACTGTACAGGATGGGGGATCACGGGGCagaagggggtggggagggtgaggagtgGAGACGACAGATGAGGGAGTGTGGTAGTGCAGGAGGATTTTGCAGGAGTAGGAAGTTGAGGTGTAGGAAGGGATGATACACAGATATTAAATAAGAAGGGGAAGaattgtccacacacacacacacacacttatgtcaTTAAAGAATACAAAACTTATTGGACGTAATGTAGTATTGTATTTCATTACACATATTCAACTCTTGCATGGCTCCTTGACCCAATAGATGCATTCTGTTCAATAAATAACTATTATATCGGTGTTTGTATTGTTTGCATATCTTTTAATTGACCACCCTGGTAACCTAATGTGCCCCCCTCAATGTTGCAGGTGGCCCCCACTTCCTATGGCTGGCAGAGTGGACACCAAATGAACGTGACAGGCACTGCAGATGCTTACATGCCCTACAGCACCACCAAGCCCAAGGTGGAGGCATGGACTCCTCCCAAGGCAGCATAGAACTTAGCCCTTCATCTCACACTCTCATCCTATCCCTCTCTACCAAGACTAGACTTAGACTGGGTGGTTTGCTGTGTTCCTTGGTGTTGTCTACCAGCTGTCCTCAGAGTTCTGTGTAGGATAAgtaggataaggaggagaaagaaagggtgatTGGTAAAATTTTTGTATTGTCTGTGGAAAAATtctttgaagcatttttaggtGATGAAGAGATGCTGTGTTGCATTGTGTTGTGTGCTGTGCCAGAATGAGGAAGTAATTGACAGATGTGTATATGAAGAATAGGCTGAAGGCAAGTCTAGCACCAAACTGATCTAACCTAGAACTGACAATCACCCAAGACTGATATGACTGCATAAACTACTATTTGTCATCAAAGCAGAAAAGATACTGTTGTTTTCTTTGGTGGTGATTGTCCTACATGGAGAGTTGAAGGATGCTGGCTATGACAACTAacagataaaaggaaaattgcaaatgtaaatatgtacaataaaaataataaaatggttTATGTTAAAAACTTTACACATGTATTTACTTACCTATTATgtgtgtggtatgtgtgtgtgtgtgtgtgtatttataacattatatatatttcatatctATGCTCAAGAACTGTCCTATGGGAATTGTTGAGACAGAACATCCATCTACGTATTTCTGTCCTTGAATTGTACTACTTCACAGTGTGGAGGTACAAAAATGATCAGAAATTCAGTAGCTTGGTCCAATCATTCCCACTGTGTACAGCATTTTCCCTCAATctgaagtcctctgatctgaaAATCTTATAAAACCTGTTAATCTCAGATCTGAGAGATTCCTAGCAGCTCTGAGGACTTGAAGACCAGGAAGACtaaacagaagaaaggagacCAGTTTGTTATTTGATTCCTCACCATAATTGTAcgtacataaaagaaaaaaaaaaagaaaaagaaagaaaattaagtttcCACATACACCATAATAAAGAcatgttccttacttaaaaCTGAAATGTAGGTATTATCTACACACCACTCCTGAGAACCCAAAAGAATATTTAAAGAATATTTCACATATGTACAATGGttctttaagtaaggaacatatccCTATATAATCAgataaaagatttgagattgaaaatgtttaaaatttttttcttaattaaggtAATGACCCATAAAAAATGATCCCCTACGGTGATCCCCTGCGGGCGTCACCGTAGGGGGTCGCGAAAGGGAGGTACCGTACAGCTTCGCGAAAGGGTGACAACGTAGGGCGTCGCCAAAGGGCGGCACCGTAGGGCGTCGACAAAGGGTGGCACCATAGGGCGTCGCCAAAAGGCGGCAACGTAGGAAGTCGCTACACTTGTCCATTGATATAATCTTTCTCTATCAATGTTTCACTTCTACTTTTCAGGATCTAAAATGTTACAGTTCAGAGAGAAATCATTTTATCGCAAAAGTTTTCGTATTTTTATCCATGTTCAgaccttaaaaataaatataactaaATAAAGTTATAAATAATTCAATGTCAACATTTTGATTTGATAATGCATAAcatgttccttacttaaaaaTAAGACATTGTGCGTGTGTTGAATATTCTTTTGTGCTCGTAGGAACGCTGCATAGATAACAATATTTAACATAAAGTGTGTGTATTACTCATTTGCTGGCCTCGCAACACAAccatcccgtgtgtgtgtgtgtgtgtgtgtgtgtctatatatagtATAATGTCCACGGCACATACATGCATGACCCAAAACCAAGCTCAGAATCCACAGCCTCAAGGacggtgtgtggtgggggggaggggcggggaagCAGTAAGCCTTCCCTCAATGCACAATCTGGGTGGGGGGCGGGGACACGATCTGCGGCTGTTTGCCCGAAGGATTAAAGAGTTGGACACTGAGCTTTTAATTCTTGAACCTGTTTGTCTGAGTCCGCCGTTATCGACCGACCCAGCTCTTAAACCAAGGTCAGAAAAATACGGCTGGATGTTGCAATACTGCGCTCCTTGTAAGATGGACGGCAAGAAAACCTGAAGATGTTATCGAGACCGCTTGGAGCTTTTATGACAGGACGCGGGCCGAGCAGGACTGACGGGAGAAATCGTGGACGAAAACTTGAAATTGggtaaataaaaggtaaatacaCGAAGCATTATTAAATCCCACGGCAACGTTTCCAATTTCTCAATATTAGTTCTCGTCTCACATCCAAcgcagacgagagagagagagagagagagagagagagagagagagagagagagagagagagaggggcattcTGGCTCAGGCACAGATTATAGCGCAAGATTAGAAAGAAATCCATGGAGGTATTGGGTTTCTCCGCGGCGACCAGATCATATGAGGCGGCGAGGCAGCGTGCAGGCGGcggcgtgatggtggtggtggcggtggcgaggGCAGCCCAACGCATGCCAACCTTATCACCACTGTAAATCGTATATAGACTAATACTACaactgagagggaaagagagagagagggggggggattaTGGGTAAGAAAGGGAGGATATGTGGTCTTCTTGGGGTGAAATTAAATAGTAATggacggaaaaaagaaaagttaaatgaaggatgaatgtttgcatgtatttggctaagaaaagaaggaaaacagaacaggaaaaaaatgaacggagtggcatgagagagagagagagagagagagagagagagagagagagagagagagagagagagagagagagagtgggtagaCTGATAGGACAAACGCCATTATCTTCAACACACCTTCCCAGAAACTCCccgtcatcactatcatcatcattattctcacAACCACCCACGCCATCCGCCAACAACCAAGGGAGAAagacgcgaaaaaaaaaaaaaggaaaaaaagaatgaaactcCCACACACTTGAATGTCACCACTTAAGGGCGAACTACTGTAAACTTTGCTAGCAGAAATAGCCGAAAGTGACGGGCAGCCTGCATTCTTAAACTTTTCGCCCTCTTTCCATGACTgtttacaaaggccacagatatgatAAGCCGTACACAAGATAGTTTTCccgttaacaatgtagaaatcttgttaatatatcactagaaccataaaagcacccttaaaactctttatgaaaaaacatcctcgtattttgaaacgtttcTTTCTCAACATGATTATTTTTAAGGCCACAGATATGAGTAGCCGGGTTCACAAGATAGTTTTTCCTGTTaacaatgcagaaatcttgttaatctgtcattaaaaccataaaaacccCCTTAAAACTCTTGTAACTTATTAAAAACATcctcgtattttgaaacgcttcttTCTCAACATGATTATTTTTGAGGCCAGAAATGATAAGCCGTACACAAGACAGTTCTTCCTGTTAACtatgtataaatcttgttaatctgtcactaaaaccataaaagcacccttaaaagtCAGTACCACTTGAAGTAGAACCTTTAGAATGTACTGAGGGTGcgacgcagaagtgtttcagaacatgaCACACAGGCCGGTGAAATATATTGATTCTGCTGCTCCTTATCTCGTCCTCCCGGTGTCCTGTATCGGTACGCGCGGCGGGGGTGCCTGTGTGTACCCTCTATCGCGTCTCCTCTCCAAGTGTGGGACATTTTTTCGTACCCTCCTGGTCACTTTTCAATGGCTTTCCATCTCCAgacattttcttctcctcgtgACTTATTTCTTTCaggttattttctctctttgtattttttttttatataatttcctatCTTTTTCGCCACTTTCCTGTTTATTTACCGAGAAGCTGCATCTAGTGTGGCTTACCTTGTATAATCTAGCTTACCTTAACCTAATATTATAACTTCATCTACTGTGTTggcttacctaacctaatttacgaaacataaccttaccttatctaacctagtctaacctaacctaacgtaacctaacctaacctaacctaacctaacctaacgtaacctaacctaacgtaacctaacctaacatagtctaacctaacctaacctaacataccgTAATCCTATCCACTTTCCTGTTGCattatctaatctaacctaattaaacATAATATGATTTTACtttacttaatctaacctaatttaatctacaGTAACAGCCTTCTAATCTAAgccattacctaacctcacctttttTCCCATAACTTAAACTAACATTTACATTACCTGATCTAATACATCTTAACTTTACTTAataacttaactaacctaacccacactACAAAAAAGCAACAGTTTCATCCTATTATCATAATGTAGTGGTATCAAATCGTTATATCCACAGGGAAATTGTCCACacggggggaaaaaataatattaaaaatgcaAAGGGGAAAATATCAGGAAGGGAAATAttcagaagagaaaaatgattaagaggggaggaaatgtCCACGAGGAAAAAATGTCAAGGTGGGGAAATgtttaagagggaaaaaatgtccATGGGGGAAATACGTTATCGAGGGAAATATGAGTGTGTCCCcgcccctcttccctccacgcACCCTCAGGCCCCCAGCGTCACTGCATCTCCTAAACACTTCAGGCTCACATTGTCACACGCTCTAGACTCTCGAAAAAGACAAgactcaaaggccacagaggtgattagcacCGTCCTCAGGTTTCCTCCTACTAACAATGCAGAACTCTTGTTAAATCATCAGTTGAATCAgcagaaaacacccttgaaaaccaatATTTTTCAAGACTATATTTTCACGAGGACTgatttcaaaagccacagagatgtttGTTTAGTGGTTCAACGAGATGCTTCGCTAATCACAACTAGA
Proteins encoded in this window:
- the LOC135091364 gene encoding NADH dehydrogenase [ubiquinone] 1 alpha subcomplex subunit 12-like; this translates as MASYFGIDKIFKALRIIRDHGGIRASLYQLYRVDDLKDGTLVGEDAMGNKYYENKQLTLGRNRWVIYNPSVGTDYDGSMVPAEWFGWLHHKTDQPPTKVAPTSYGWQSGHQMNVTGTADAYMPYSTTKPKVEAWTPPKAA
- the LOC135091360 gene encoding rabenosyn-5-like, whose protein sequence is MEVGEGEVLEGFLCPVCRQDCSSVTRLQAHFEERHSAEDHVVLQSFKGFLNKAKKKFLNEDEPDGGSLRPRSLLTSLSPSRGFEDEGDASQEYQPNNPWNWDPPPPGPWRNHTSHFKRVRSARIDSFVAETNKLLIRLDKLLTDLPTDPVKRKAHERSIVSWAEDQDVPLCPFCARSFSLARRRHHCRLCGGIMCQECSLMLTLQYAKKLVTPIHQGGGTEEPPTVAGGSSSSSSSGGMGSLLAGLKRSGSQGSLNSILSVVDSMKTEQHFRACAHCMGRLDARDNQVEQRTSRPILTMYYEKLMEYRHQMEDLLPQYMRMAESLRSGETTYSLRDAEEVRVKLLKKGDSLNSMASRIKNLGANEDGGEPPGPRQELLLRRIQSTTSAFLKENVLTLPKLPTQQELKELQERRRMEAEARLAAEKEAARQAEAKAAEILRKRDRDSPRPNHSRSSPHHPVPPTLRKQPTEEVVVDTGWGADSSAHNVTETDDPLIQQMNIIRNYIKQARESSRYDNIPLLEANLRELQEEYKKQQRLMNP